Proteins encoded within one genomic window of Microbacterium soli:
- the ftsH gene encoding ATP-dependent zinc metalloprotease FtsH: MDVKKVSRNPLIYIVLIGVLLFAGFLLISNLSAPKQIGVDKGLELLRGDTVTKVVNTDGDQRVDLTLSKPFEGSENVQFYYVQARADQIVQAVDDAKPKDGFTDVVPRASWFDGFITLLLPLVLLGLLFWWLLSSMQGGGSKVMQFGKSKAKLVNKETPTVTFADVAGADEAIEELHEIKEFLQDPGKFQAIGARIPKGVLLYGPPGTGKTLLARAVAGEAGAPFYSISGSDFVEMFVGVGASRVRDLFNQAKENAPAIIFIDEIDAVGRHRGAGMGGGNDEREQTLNQMLVEMDGFDPNANVIVIAATNRPDILDPALLRPGRFDRQIGVDAPDLKGRLKILEVHAKGKPLSKSVELEVVARKTPGFTGADLANVLNEAALLTARSNAQLIDNRALDEAIDRVIAGPQRRTRVMKDRERLITAYHEGGHALAAAAMNHTDPVTKITILPRGKALGYTMVLPMDDKYSVTRNELQDQLTYAMGGRVAEELVFHDPTTGASNDIEKATSIARKMVIEYGMTTELGPVKLGSEGGEPFAGRDMGRGREYSETIAERVDTEVRALIEQAHNEAYQVISDNRDILDRLARALLEEETLDHHRIAEIFTDVRKLPERPQWLSSEERPVSTRPPIEVPARAGEAIAADAAAPTADARTAGAKPVTGQARPATA, encoded by the coding sequence ATGGACGTCAAGAAGGTCTCCCGGAATCCGCTGATCTACATCGTGCTGATCGGCGTGCTGCTGTTCGCCGGCTTCCTGCTGATCTCGAACCTCTCCGCGCCGAAGCAGATCGGCGTGGACAAGGGCCTGGAGCTGCTGCGCGGGGACACCGTCACCAAGGTCGTCAACACCGACGGCGACCAGCGGGTCGATCTGACCCTGTCCAAACCCTTCGAGGGCTCCGAGAACGTGCAGTTCTACTACGTCCAGGCCCGCGCCGACCAGATCGTCCAGGCCGTCGACGACGCCAAGCCCAAGGACGGCTTCACGGATGTGGTGCCGCGCGCCAGCTGGTTCGACGGCTTCATCACCCTCCTGCTGCCCCTCGTGCTGCTGGGTCTGCTGTTCTGGTGGCTGCTGTCCTCCATGCAGGGCGGCGGCAGCAAGGTCATGCAGTTCGGCAAGTCCAAGGCCAAGCTCGTCAACAAGGAGACCCCGACCGTCACCTTCGCCGACGTGGCCGGCGCCGATGAGGCCATCGAGGAGCTCCACGAGATCAAGGAATTCCTGCAGGACCCCGGCAAGTTCCAGGCCATCGGCGCACGCATCCCCAAGGGCGTGCTGCTGTACGGCCCTCCCGGGACGGGCAAGACCCTCCTGGCCCGGGCGGTCGCCGGCGAGGCCGGGGCGCCGTTCTACTCCATCTCCGGCTCCGACTTCGTGGAGATGTTCGTCGGCGTCGGCGCCTCGCGCGTGCGCGACCTCTTCAACCAGGCCAAGGAGAACGCGCCCGCCATCATCTTCATCGATGAGATCGACGCCGTCGGCCGTCACCGCGGCGCGGGCATGGGCGGCGGCAACGACGAGCGCGAACAGACGCTGAACCAGATGCTCGTCGAGATGGACGGCTTCGACCCCAACGCCAACGTCATCGTCATCGCGGCCACCAACCGCCCCGACATCCTCGACCCGGCGCTGCTGCGCCCGGGCCGTTTCGACCGCCAGATCGGCGTGGACGCGCCGGATCTGAAGGGCCGACTGAAGATCCTCGAGGTGCACGCCAAGGGCAAACCGCTCTCGAAGTCCGTCGAGCTCGAGGTCGTCGCCCGCAAGACCCCCGGCTTCACCGGTGCGGACCTCGCCAACGTGCTCAACGAGGCGGCGCTGCTGACCGCCCGCTCCAACGCGCAGCTCATCGACAACCGCGCCCTCGACGAGGCCATCGACCGGGTCATCGCCGGTCCCCAGCGTCGCACCCGGGTGATGAAGGACCGCGAGCGGCTCATCACCGCCTACCACGAGGGCGGTCACGCCCTGGCCGCCGCGGCCATGAACCACACCGACCCGGTCACCAAGATCACGATCCTGCCGCGGGGCAAGGCCCTCGGCTACACCATGGTCCTCCCGATGGACGACAAGTACTCCGTGACCCGCAACGAGCTGCAGGATCAGCTCACCTACGCGATGGGCGGCCGCGTCGCCGAGGAGCTCGTCTTCCACGACCCCACCACGGGCGCGTCCAACGACATCGAGAAGGCGACGAGCATCGCCCGCAAGATGGTCATCGAGTACGGCATGACCACCGAGCTCGGTCCCGTGAAGCTGGGGTCCGAGGGCGGTGAGCCGTTCGCCGGTCGCGACATGGGCCGCGGCAGGGAGTACTCCGAGACGATCGCGGAGCGCGTGGACACCGAGGTGCGGGCACTCATCGAGCAGGCGCACAACGAGGCGTACCAGGTGATCAGCGACAACCGCGACATCCTGGATCGGCTCGCCCGCGCGCTGCTCGAGGAGGAGACCCTCGACCACCACCGGATCGCGGAGATCTTCACCGACGTGCGCAAGCTCCCGGAGCGCCCGCAGTGGCTCTCCAGCGAGGAGCGACCCGTCTCGACGAGACCGCCGATCGAGGTGCCCGCACGGGCGGGCGAGGCCATCGCCGCCGACGCGGCGGCTCCCACCGCCGACGCGCGCACCGCGGGCGCCAAGCCCGTGACCGGGCAGGCGCGACCGGCGACGGCCTGA
- the hpt gene encoding hypoxanthine phosphoribosyltransferase, which translates to MRVADIEADLAQILVTEQEIHAKLDELAVRVAQDYAGKDLILIGVLKGAVMVMADFVRALPFHAPMDWMAVSSYGAGTKSSGVVQIRKDLDTDLHGKHVLIVEDIIDSGLTLSWLLENFESRGAESIEVLALLRKPDAAKVEIRCKYVGFDIPNEFVVGYGLDYAERYRNLRDIAVLAPHVYS; encoded by the coding sequence ATGCGCGTAGCGGACATCGAAGCAGACCTCGCCCAGATCCTCGTCACCGAGCAGGAGATCCACGCCAAGCTCGACGAGCTCGCCGTCCGGGTCGCGCAGGACTACGCGGGCAAGGACCTCATCCTCATCGGCGTCCTCAAGGGGGCGGTCATGGTGATGGCCGACTTCGTCCGGGCCCTGCCGTTCCACGCGCCGATGGACTGGATGGCCGTGTCCAGTTACGGAGCGGGGACGAAGTCCAGCGGCGTCGTGCAGATCCGCAAGGACCTCGACACCGACCTGCACGGCAAGCACGTCCTCATCGTCGAGGACATCATCGACTCCGGTCTGACGCTGAGCTGGCTGCTGGAGAACTTCGAGTCCCGCGGCGCGGAGTCCATCGAGGTGCTCGCCCTGCTGCGCAAGCCCGATGCCGCCAAGGTCGAGATCCGCTGCAAGTACGTCGGCTTCGACATCCCCAACGAGTTCGTCGTCGGCTACGGGCTGGATTACGCCGAGCGCTACCGCAACCTCCGTGACATCGCCGTGCTCGCCCCGCACGTATACTCCTGA
- a CDS encoding DUF937 domain-containing protein, which translates to MNLDEILKQVPIDDIAEKFGVSRDVAQQAVQEGGAALLGGLAKNAETAEGSSAIEQALSRHGGFSGAAKVDDVDQVDGGKILGHVFGENQQEVAAGLTASDKTAGGIDFGKLLPILAPIIMGVIANANKGGSGGGLGGILGGLLSGGQQSAQSSGGGLGDILGGLGGLFGGGQSSASGGGNVIGDLLGGLFGKK; encoded by the coding sequence ATGAACCTCGACGAGATCCTGAAGCAGGTGCCGATCGATGACATCGCCGAGAAGTTCGGCGTGAGCCGCGATGTGGCCCAGCAGGCGGTGCAGGAGGGCGGCGCGGCGCTCCTGGGCGGGCTCGCCAAGAACGCCGAGACGGCGGAGGGCTCCTCCGCGATCGAGCAGGCGCTGAGCAGGCACGGCGGCTTCTCCGGTGCCGCGAAGGTCGACGACGTGGACCAGGTCGACGGCGGGAAGATCCTCGGGCACGTGTTCGGGGAGAATCAGCAGGAGGTGGCGGCCGGGCTGACCGCTTCGGACAAGACCGCCGGCGGCATTGACTTCGGCAAGCTGCTGCCGATCCTCGCTCCGATCATCATGGGCGTCATCGCCAATGCGAACAAGGGCGGCAGCGGCGGAGGTCTCGGCGGCATCCTCGGGGGGCTGCTGAGCGGCGGGCAGCAGTCCGCCCAGTCCTCGGGCGGCGGCCTGGGCGACATCCTGGGTGGCCTGGGCGGTCTGTTCGGCGGCGGGCAGAGCAGCGCCTCCGGCGGCGGGAACGTGATCGGAGACCTCCTCGGCGGCCTCTTCGGCAAGAAGTAG
- the tilS gene encoding tRNA lysidine(34) synthetase TilS: MPSLDPAIAEVRRAVRAAVAPHAGGRLVVALSGGADSLALTAATVFEAARIDAQVTTAVVDHGLQEGSDAVARRAADQARSLGAAAQVIAVDVDPRHPDGPEAAARIARYEALRRCARELGASAVLLGHTLDDQAESVLLGLARGSGAASLQGMAPVREDDDGTRWLRPLLAVTRVTTRACCTASGLQPWDDPQNSEPRFARVRVRERVLPVLERELGPGIAAALARTAEQLREDAAAFDEMIHETIEDIVEHAEAGISVSVAALAANPAALRNRIIRLVVDSEFGVGLTRVQTLEVARLATDWSGQGPIDLPGCTARRVGPRIVFAARR; this comes from the coding sequence ATGCCGTCCCTCGATCCCGCCATCGCCGAAGTCCGCCGTGCCGTGCGCGCGGCGGTCGCCCCGCACGCGGGTGGCCGCCTCGTGGTCGCGCTCTCCGGCGGCGCCGACTCGCTCGCGCTCACGGCGGCGACGGTCTTCGAGGCGGCCAGGATCGATGCGCAGGTCACGACGGCCGTCGTCGACCACGGTCTGCAGGAGGGATCGGATGCCGTGGCCCGGCGGGCCGCCGACCAGGCGCGGTCTCTGGGAGCGGCGGCGCAGGTGATCGCCGTCGACGTCGACCCACGGCATCCGGACGGGCCGGAGGCCGCCGCGCGCATCGCCCGCTACGAGGCGCTGCGGCGCTGCGCACGCGAGCTCGGGGCATCCGCGGTCCTGCTGGGGCACACCCTCGACGATCAGGCCGAGAGCGTGCTGCTGGGACTGGCCCGCGGGTCGGGTGCGGCGAGCCTGCAGGGCATGGCTCCGGTGCGCGAGGACGACGACGGGACGCGGTGGTTGCGGCCCCTGCTCGCGGTGACCCGTGTGACCACGCGGGCGTGCTGCACGGCATCCGGTCTTCAGCCGTGGGACGACCCGCAGAACAGCGAGCCGCGCTTCGCCCGCGTGCGTGTGCGCGAGCGGGTGCTGCCGGTGCTGGAGCGGGAGCTCGGCCCCGGCATCGCGGCGGCGCTGGCCCGCACGGCCGAGCAGCTTCGTGAGGACGCCGCGGCGTTCGACGAGATGATCCACGAGACCATCGAGGACATCGTCGAGCACGCCGAGGCGGGCATCTCCGTCAGCGTCGCCGCCCTCGCCGCCAACCCCGCGGCGCTGCGCAACCGCATCATCCGCCTGGTGGTCGACAGCGAGTTCGGCGTCGGCCTCACCCGCGTGCAGACCCTCGAGGTCGCCCGGCTCGCGACCGACTGGTCGGGGCAGGGGCCCATCGACCTGCCCGGATGCACGGCCCGTCGCGTCGGTCCGCGGATCGTGTTCGCCGCCCGCCGCTGA
- the ppa gene encoding inorganic diphosphatase → MAHDAVIEIPRGSRVKYEVDHETGRVHLDRVLYTTFGYPADYGYFDNTLGEDGDPLDVLVLLDHAIYPGVVVNVRPVAVLKMSDEAGGDDKLVAVLSNDPRWAHIQDVDDLAEYTKKEIAHFFEHYKDLEPNKWVKVDEWGNAAEAQRILDEAIARFEAEGH, encoded by the coding sequence ATGGCACATGACGCCGTCATCGAGATCCCGCGCGGCAGCCGCGTGAAGTACGAGGTCGACCACGAGACCGGTCGGGTGCACCTCGACCGCGTGCTGTACACGACCTTCGGCTACCCGGCCGACTACGGCTACTTCGACAACACGCTCGGCGAGGACGGCGACCCGCTGGACGTGCTCGTGCTGCTGGACCACGCCATCTACCCGGGCGTCGTCGTGAACGTGCGCCCCGTCGCCGTGCTGAAGATGAGCGATGAAGCCGGCGGAGACGACAAGCTCGTCGCGGTGCTGTCGAACGACCCCCGCTGGGCGCACATCCAGGACGTCGACGACCTGGCCGAGTACACGAAGAAGGAGATCGCGCACTTCTTCGAGCACTACAAGGACCTCGAGCCGAACAAGTGGGTCAAGGTCGACGAGTGGGGGAACGCCGCCGAGGCGCAGCGCATCCTCGACGAGGCGATCGCGCGTTTCGAGGCCGAGGGCCACTGA